The following proteins come from a genomic window of Alnus glutinosa chromosome 10, dhAlnGlut1.1, whole genome shotgun sequence:
- the LOC133879746 gene encoding ribonucleoside-diphosphate reductase small chain-like: protein MPAIPEEPLLAPNPDRFCMFPIQYPEIWEMYKKAEASFWTAEEVDLSQDQRHWEALSPDERHFITHVLAFFAASDGIVLENLGGRFMKEVQVAEARAFYGFQIAIENIHSEMYSLLLETYIKDSVEKNRLFHAIETIPCVAKKAQWALRWIDGSESFAERIVAFACVEGIFFSGSFCSIFWLKKRGLMPGLTFSNELISRDEGLHCDFACLLYSLLRKKLSEERVKSIVRDAVDIEREFVCDALPCALVGMNGDLMSKYIEFVADRLLGALGYGKVYNAQNPFDWMELISLQGKTNFFEKRVGEYQKASVMSSINGNADTHVFKLDEDF from the coding sequence ATGCCGGCCATTCCCGAAGAGCCACTGCTCGCTCCGAACCCTGACCGGTTCTGCATGTTCCCGATCCAGTACCCGGAGATCTGGGAAATGTACAAGAAGGCCGAGGCCTCCTTCTGGACAGCCGAGGAGGTCGACCTCTCCCAGGACCAACGCCACTGGGAAGCCCTATCCCCCGACGAGCGCCACTTCATCACCCACGTGCTCGCCTTCTTCGCCGCATCTGACGGCATCGTTTTGGAGAACCTCGGCGGACGCTTCATGAAGGAGGTCCAGGTCGCCGAGGCGCGCGCCTTCTATGGCTTCCAGATCGCCATTGAGAACATCCACTCCGAGATGTACAGCCTCTTGCTCGAGACCTATATCAAGGATTCGGTCGAGAAGAACCGCCTGTTCCACGCGATCGAGACCATCCCTTGCGTGGCCAAGAAGGCCCAGTGGGCCCTCCGCTGGATCGACGGCTCCGAGTCCTTTGCGGAGCGGATTGTTGCCTTCGCTTGCGTCGAGGGGATCTTCTTCTCGGGGAGTTTCTGCTCAATATTTTGGCTCAAAAAGCGCGGGTTAATGCCCGGCCTGACGTTCTCCAACGAGCTGATCTCGCGGGACGAGGGCCTCCACTGCGACTTCGCGTGCCTGCTCTACTCGCTTCTAAGGAAGAAGCTGAGCGAGGAGCGCGTGAAGTCGATCGTGCGCGACGCGGTGGACATCGAGAGGGAGTTCGTGTGCGACGCGCTGCCGTGCGCGCTGGTGGGGATGAACGGCGACCTAATGAGCAAGTACATCGAATTTGTGGCTGATAGGCTCTTGGGCGCGCTAGGGTACGGGAAGGTGTACAATGCTCAGAACCCGTTTGATTGGATGGAGCTGATCTCGTTGCAGGGGAAGACTAATTTCTTCGAGAAGAGGGTGGGAGAGTACCAGAAGGCCTCCGTGATGTCTAGCATCAACGGCAATGCGGACACCCACGTGTTCAAGTTGGATGAGGATTTCTga